The Desulfuromonas sp. DNA window GGGGGGACGCCTCCAGGCGCAGGGTCTGACCCTCCGGCGGGATCGACGGCAGGGCCTGGGGCGCGGCTTCCCCTTCTGCCGTCACGCCCCCTTCGGGGCCGACCGTGGCGGAGGGCTCACCCACCCGAACCGGTCCCGGCATGGCCTTCGCCAAAGAGGTGCCGCCGGATGCGTCCGGAATCTCCGCCGGTCCCGCGGAACCGTCGGCAGGGGGGGACATCGAGGGCAGCCGGGCGGCGGAGGGAACCTGGGGCGTCGCCTGCCCGGTCGCCCCTCCGGAAAGAAACATCCATGCGGCCCCGCCCAGGACCAGCAGCACAGCGGCGAGGAGGGGGAGGACCATTCGTCCGCGGTCTCTGCGGGAACGCAGGGGGGCCGGGGACAGGGGCTGGGGGACGGGGCTGGGCGTTGCCCACAGGCTGCCGGCCCCCTGCTCCTCGAGACGACCCAGCAGAGGGGCAGAGTCCATCCCCAGGGCTTCGGCATAACTGCGCAAAAACCCCTTCAGGTATGCCTCGGCGGAGAATGCCTCGAATCGCTCCTCCTCGAGGGCCTGAAGAAAGCCCTGCCGGACCCTGGTCCGGGCCGCGACCTCCGCCAGGGAAAGGCCGAGTTTCAGGCGTCGGCTCCGCAGGCTGGCGCCAATGCTTTCTGTTTCAGTCGCAGTCATGGGATCACTGGATAATCTTAAGGTAGTCCGCAGCCGACCGGCCCGCCTCGGATGCGGGAGCCAGGCGGATCACCTCGCGGAAAGAAGCCCTGGCCTGCTTCGGCCGGTTCAGCTTCAGATAGGTTATGCCCAGCTTGTAATGGGCCAGGGTGTAGTTGGGGGCGAGGTAGAGGGCCTGAAGAAATTCGCCCACCGCCTCCTCGGCCCGGTCGAGGGCGAAATACGCCTCTACGAGCCGGAAGTGGGCCTGGGGGTAGGTAGGGCGGTGGTCGAGGGCCTCCCGATAGGCGGTCGCCGCCTCCTGGAATTCCCCCTTGTTGAAGTGGGCGAACCCCGCACCGGTATAAGCGACCTCAGGGCTGAGAAAGAGCAGGTTCCCGGCTGCCCGGCGGAACTCGACGATGGCATCGTCCCAGCGCTCCATATCGAGGTAGAGCGCCCCCAGGTTGTTCTGCATCTGGGGGTCGTCACCGGCGAGTTGAAGGGCCCGCTGAAAGTGTGTCTCGGCCTCGGCGTAGGCCTTCTTCCGGTGATAGGCCTGTCCGAGGGCGGCCTGCAGTTTGGCATCGCCAGGCTCGATCCGCTCGCCCTGAAGGAACTCCTTCAGAGCCAGAGTGGGATTCCCCTCCTGAAGGTAGGAGACCCCGAGGATGTAATGGACCTCGGCATCGTTGACCTTCTTTTGAGCCTTCTTGGCCCCGCCGCAGCCGGCGGTCAGGCAGACCAGAAGGAGCAGCACCCCGCCTACGAATGTCCTGCCCACACGACCCTCCTCACTGGGACGCCATGAAGCGTCCCACATGTTTTAAAAACCTTCTGCGCCGGGCCCCGATGTCCTCACCGGATCGGGCGGGAGGCGAGGTAGCGCCCGTCTGCCCT harbors:
- a CDS encoding tetratricopeptide repeat protein, translated to MGRTFVGGVLLLLVCLTAGCGGAKKAQKKVNDAEVHYILGVSYLQEGNPTLALKEFLQGERIEPGDAKLQAALGQAYHRKKAYAEAETHFQRALQLAGDDPQMQNNLGALYLDMERWDDAIVEFRRAAGNLLFLSPEVAYTGAGFAHFNKGEFQEAATAYREALDHRPTYPQAHFRLVEAYFALDRAEEAVGEFLQALYLAPNYTLAHYKLGITYLKLNRPKQARASFREVIRLAPASEAGRSAADYLKIIQ
- a CDS encoding helix-turn-helix domain-containing protein, with the protein product MTATETESIGASLRSRRLKLGLSLAEVAARTRVRQGFLQALEEERFEAFSAEAYLKGFLRSYAEALGMDSAPLLGRLEEQGAGSLWATPSPVPQPLSPAPLRSRRDRGRMVLPLLAAVLLVLGGAAWMFLSGGATGQATPQVPSAARLPSMSPPADGSAGPAEIPDASGGTSLAKAMPGPVRVGEPSATVGPEGGVTAEGEAAPQALPSIPPEGQTLRLEASPQEEKL